TTCCTTTGTTTGGAATTACAGTCATTGTGCTTGTCAGGATGGAAGAGGCAGCCAGACACATGGCAGACCAGAGCACTGAGAGGCAAAGACTTATTTTCTATAAATCCCACCCTGGCCCTGCTGTCTCCAGTTCTGAGATAGGGTCTAGGTGTTTTGAGAGACCTAGTATTGAAGAGCCGAATCCAGAGCAGCTCTGCACAGCAGATCCCCCTGGGGCCAGAGAGGCCGTTTGCAAATCCAAGCAGATCCACTTCTTGGAGGTTTCTCCAATGGGAGCATCTCCCAGGATTGAGGCTTGCATGGGTGGCCTGTGttatatatgcaattttaaatgATCTAGTTATGACATTAAAGAAAGGCAGGCCGGGAGGGGGTGACACTGGGTgccatgactcacgcctgtaatcccagcactttgggagcccaaggcaggtggatcacttgagcccagcctggtcagcatggcaaGACCCAGTCAAACTCAAACTGTGAGGGGAACTGCGGGCTGACGCTCAAGATCTCCAGAGCAAAAAGCCTGCACAAAAGAACTTCAGGTTGAATCTAGCAGTGATCAAAGAGAACATGTCACCCACGCCCAAGCTGACCTTATCCCAGGAATCCAAGGTTGGTTAAACAGCAACGCTCAGAGACCAGCAGGAGTTAGAACATCACACGCAGCTCAGTACTGGACTGAAGAAGGAACCAGCACACACTACTTCTCCCCGATAGGACAGCATTTTCACCAAGGCAGACGGCCtccctccccagaccccttacCTCTGCCCCGGGCCTCCTTGAGTTTCACAGTGATCCACTCCATAGCTCTGGCAGAGATTTTGGTTCCAAAGTTTCTATCAAATGGAGAGGGTGCCCCACCCTGTTGGTGGTTAGAGTCATATGAAATATCAGTTATACAGTAACACTTTGCTGTTAAATAGAAATGACGATTTCTATTTCACagaattcatgtttttatttctaggtcTTTATGGATAGCTGGAACAGAACAAAACACAATCTGATTCCTGTAGCCTGAACTCAGCCTGTTAAGCAAAAGTAGCAAGTGTTCCCCCTGCCCAGtaagaggaggattttaataaatgGAACGAGTCAACTAACAAtctccaatattttaaaatcttcaatcAGGATTTCATAAACTCATCTGGGGTGGGGAAGGGTCGCAGCTTTAAGAACCTGATAACCGTTGTGGATTCTTTAACAAAATCACACATACGCCTACTATTTCATCATCATTTCAGGGGATTCATGAGCTCTCTGGAATAAATTCACGGGCTCTGgtttaaaagtataaagaataGAAGGTGGTGAGGAAGGAGTGTGTGCGAGTTAGGAGGCCTGGACCGCTTTGTCCCAGGCTCAGCTCATGACATGCGTGTGCCTGCACGCAGCTCATTCCAGGTCATTCTGATTTGGGGTGTCAAGTATATTACATGTCTGATAATCCATTTTAAATCTTAGGAAGCTCCAGTTTTTAACTTGATGAAGTGTTTAATTTGAATAAGCATTTCCAAGTAACGGGGTTGTCACTGTTTTCATGAAAGCTGACAGTTCCCTTAAAATCCCCATTACTCAAACCTCACCAACAAAAGAATCCTAAAGCTGGTGATGTTTGGCATGACTTAAAAGTTTAgatgttttggctgggcacggtggatcacgcctgtaatcccaccactctgggaggctgaggtgggcgaatcacctgaggtcaggagtttgagaccagcctggccaatgtggtgaaaccccgtctctactgaaaatacaaaaattagttgggcgtggggcgcctgtactcccatctactcggaaggctgaggcaggagaatctcgaaccttggaaggtggaggttgcaatgagccaagatcgcgccactgcacttcagcctgggcaacagagcaagactctgtctcaaaaaaaaaaaaaaagatgaaacatcTTGGAATTTACTTATACATTTTCCCCTAAAATGGCTAAAACAAGacattaatctttaaaaatcacaCGACAGTGGCCTTGCGGGCCCCTCATGCGGTCTCGGGCCTACCTGCTGCATGTGGCCCAGCACGTTCTTCCTGCAGTCAAACACGCCTTTGCCCTCTTCCGAATAGAGCTGGTAAATGAAGTCGGTGGTGTAGTTTTCACTGCAGCTCTCATTTCTGAAACAAGCAGGAAGGAGCCACTTTGTTTAGTGTGCAGTGGGCACGCGGCCCCCTGCTTGGGGAGATGGCCCTGGGAGGCTGGCCTCCCGCGTCCCCTGACCTACGGTGATTCTGCATCAACGCCAGTCCCTCCAGTTCACGGTTtggctttctgcagtttcagctaCCCATGGTCAAGTGGTCAACTGAGGGCCACAAATATTatatggaaaattccagaaataaatatgcaagttttaaattgcacaccattCTGTGTGATGAAATCTCGTGCTGTGTTGCTCTGTCCCACCCAGAACGCGAATCATCCCTGTGCCCTGAGTCTCCATGCTGTCTGTGCCTCCTGCCCCTGAGTCAGTAGCCGCCTTGGTTATCAGATGGTTATCAGTACCCACCCCCTCATGTATATAGGGGGCGGGTACTATCCTTAGGTTCAGGCACCCACTGGAGTCTTGGGACACATTCCCTGAAGCTAAGACGGATGactatttc
This DNA window, taken from Papio anubis isolate 15944 unplaced genomic scaffold, Panubis1.0 scaffold426, whole genome shotgun sequence, encodes the following:
- the LOC103887243 gene encoding ATP-dependent 6-phosphofructokinase, platelet type-like isoform X2, with product MGGYCGYLANMGGLAAGADAAYIFEEPFDIRDLQSNVEHLTEKMKTTIQRGLVLRNESCSENYTTDFIYQLYSEEGKGVFDCRKNVLGHMQQGGAPSPFDRNFGTKISARAMEWITVKLKEARGRGKGSGEGGRLPW
- the LOC103887243 gene encoding ATP-dependent 6-phosphofructokinase, platelet type-like isoform X3, which gives rise to MGGYCGYLANMGGLAAGADAAYIFEEPFDIRDLQSNVEHLTEKMKTTIQRGLVLRNESCSENYTTDFIYQLYSEEGKGVFDCRKNVLGHMQQGGAPSPFDRNFGTKISARAMEWITVKLKEARGRVRNGINC